One genomic window of Camelina sativa cultivar DH55 chromosome 5, Cs, whole genome shotgun sequence includes the following:
- the LOC104786534 gene encoding ATP-dependent zinc metalloprotease FTSH 2, chloroplastic, with protein MAASSTCLVGNGLTLHTTTKQRSSKNFSSRQIGLFSSYSSVIRTSRFNVVKASLDSKKHEGRRDFLKILLGNAGVGLVGSGKANAEEQAVSSSRMSYSRFLEYLDKDRVNKVDLYENGTIAIVEAVSPELGNRVERVRVQLPGLSQELLQKLRAKNIDFAAHNAQEDQGSVLFNLIGNLAFPLLLIGGLFLLSRRSGGGMGGPGGPGNPLQFGQSKAKFQMEPNTGVTFDDVAGVDEAKQDFMEVVEFLKKPERFTAVGAKIPKGVLLIGPPGTGKTLLAKAIAGEAGVPFFSISGSEFVEMFVGVGASRVRDLFKKAKENAPCIVFVDEIDAVGRQRGTGIGGGNDEREQTLNQLLTEMDGFEGNTGVIVVAATNRADILDSALLRPGRFDRQVSVDVPDVKGRTDILKVHAGNKKFDNDVSLEIIAMRTPGFSGADLANLLNEAAILAGRRARTSISSKEIDDSIDRIVAGMEGTVMTDGKSKSLVAYHEVGHAVCGTLTPGHDAVQKVTLIPRGQARGLTWFIPSDDPTLISKQQLFARIVGGLGGRAAEEVIFGDSEVTTGAVGDLQQITGLARQMVTTFGMSDIGPWSLMDSSAQSDVIMRMMARNSMSEKLAEDIDSAVKKLSDSAYEIALSHIKNNREAMDKLVEVLLEKETIGGDEFRAILSEFTEIPPENRVPSSTTTTPTTAPTPASV; from the exons ATGGCAGCTTCATCTACTTGTCTTGTGGGAAATGGATTGACACTGCACACAACAACCAAACAGAGGTCAAGTAAAAACTTTTCCAGCAGACAGATTGGTCTGTTCTCATCCTATTCTTCAGTTATTAGGACGTCTAGGTTTAACGTTGTGAAGGCTTCTTTGGATTCGAAGAAACATGAAGGAAGGAgagattttctcaaaattttgttaGGAAATGCTGGAGTTGGTTTGGTTGGAAGTGGGAAAGCAAATGCAGAAGAACAAGCGGTTTCTTCGTCTCGGATGTCTTACTCTAGGTTTCTTGAGTATTTGGACAAGGATAGGGTGAATAAAGTGGATTTGTATGAGAATGGGACAATAGCTATTGTGGAAGCTGTTTCTCCTGAGTTGGGTAACCGTGTTGAGCGTGTACGTGTTCAGCTACCGGGGTTAAGTCAGGAGCTTCTTCAAAAGCTAAGGGCTAAGAATATTGATTTTGCAGCACATAATGCTCAGGAAGACCAAGGTTCTGTGTTGTTCAACTTGATTGGTAATCTTGCTTTCCCGTTGCTTTTGATTGGTGGGTTGTTCCTTCTTTCGAGACGTTCTGGTGGTGGAATGGGTGGACCTGGTGGTCCTGGTAACCCACTTCAGTTTGGTCAGTCCAAAGCAAAGTTCCAAATGGAGCCAAACACTGGTGtgacttttgatgatgttgctgGAGTTGATGAAGCAAAGCAAGATTTCATGGAAGTGGTGGAGTTTTTGAAGAAACCCGAGAGGTTCACTGCGGTTGGTGCCAAGATCCCGAAAGGTGTTCTCCTTATTGGTCCTCCTGGTACCGGGAAAACCCTTTTGGCAAAAGCCATTGCTGGTGAAGCTGGTGTgcctttcttctccatctctggTTCTGAGTTTGTTGAGATGTTTGTCGGTGTTGGTGCCTCAAGAGTCCGTGATCTTTTCAAGAAAGCCAAGGAGAACGCTCCTTGCATTGTCTTTGTTGATGAAATAGATGCTGTCGGTAGGCAAAGGGGGACCGGAATTGGTGGAGGTAATGATGAAAGAGAACAGACCCTCAATCAGCTCCTAACTGAGATGGATGGTTTTGAAGGTAACACTGGTGTTATCGTAGTTGCTGCAACCAATAGAGCAGACATTCTTGATTCTGCTTTGTTGAGGCCAGGACGGTTTGATCGACAG GTAAGTGTTGATGTTCCAGACGTTAAGGGGAGAACAGATATTCTCAAGGTTCATGCCGGTAATAAGAAGTTTGACAATGATGTCTCACTTGAAATAATAGCAATGAGAACCCCCGGATTTAGTGGAGCAGATCTCGCTAACTTGTTGAATGAGGCTGCTATATTGGCGGGAAGGCGAGCGCGGACATCGATATCATCTAAAGAGATTGATGACTCCATTGATAGAATCGTTGCTGGCATGGAAGGAACAGTGATGACTGATGGGAAGAGCAAAAGCTTGGTTGCTTACCATGAAGTTGGTCATGCAGTGTGCGG AACATTGACTCCAGGACATGATGCAGTGCAAAAGGTAACGTTGATACCAAGAGGCCAAGCGAGAGGTCTGACATGGTTCATTCCATCAGATGACCCGACACTCATCTCCAAGCAACAACTCTTTGCAAGAATTGTTGGTGGACTCGGTGGCAGAGCCGCTGAAGAAGTCATCTTCGGTGATTCCGAGGTGACTACTGGCGCAGTTGGTGACTTGCAACAGATCACCGGTTTGGCTAGACAG ATGGTAACAACATTTGGAATGTCTGATATTGGACCATGGTCATTGATGGATTCATCAGCTCAAAGTGATGTTATCATGAGGATGATGGCAAGAAACTCCATGTCTGAGAAGCTTGCAGAAGACATTGACTCTGCGGTGAAGAAACTATCAGACAGTGCATATGAGATAGCTCTAAGCCACATAAAGAACAACCGTGAAGCAATGGATAAGCTTGTTGAAGTGCTTCTGGAGAAAGAAACCATTGGCGGTGACGAGTTCAGGGCAATCCTCTCTGAGTTTACTGAAATCCCACCGGAGAACAGGGTTCcttcctcaacaacaacaactccaacAACAGCACCAACACCAGCTTCCGTCTGA